The following proteins come from a genomic window of Theileria equi strain WA chromosome 2 map unlocalized gcontig_1105316255037, whole genome shotgun sequence:
- a CDS encoding conserved hypothetical protein (encoded by transcript BEWA_040710A), whose protein sequence is MFQPIRTYKLSPFSELRLVTETSFSPVSIPPSVLLLNTPFNDPSVPCERGSAEIFGRELIPDMEISIGEGEKLAIFTWVGCTLQVKGHVQQEYEAYDNAMREYLNLVNALDAERESAAIKNTHGPRILVTGSPSSGKSSICMMLCNYALRNGWTPVFVEADPRASTDKKPLNFYPGTIGATVVTSIEDSLPRNPLIHFYGYSYIQDNEWLYLHVRSTTQKITFLLQTCKTMSVNIELMMEQNLKLQPHSRRTDEVKDMEKYIASSGLIINAPYQASKDTIVRLAEIFKVTMIVVIDSPSIHQDLVKAFTVQKNTIPTKPAFDGSGVDFVSPNLLGNLAFAQPNEPASVATEIDNPKIPKEKRQVLVLGASKLEGVVPVDNDRLKYLNFMCWKRYFEIGSSGKFHVVRFKMLDTNFVFIDTIEALSKDAFPTDEQYSMKSKELYASPWSGDPFVLTNSIVAVPATEDMDLIPYSNIIAFFHIRSVELNEDTTQNFDGDMVEDSESVKTYILEATCHSFYSPTSLPKFLIVPGNLKTMKWIPN, encoded by the exons ATGTTTCAACCAATTCGTACATATAAGTTGAGCCCCTTTTCTGAGCTGCGTCTAGTTACAGAGACTTCCTTCTCTCCAGTGTCTATTCCGCCTTCGGTCCTG CTCTTAAACACGCCTTTTAATGACCCTTCTGTGCCTTGCGAAAGGGGATCAGCGGAAATTTTTGGGAGGGAGCTCATCCCTGATATGGAAATATCTATTGGAGAAGGAGAAAAACTGGCAATCTTTACATGGGTAGGATGTACACTTCAGGTTAAAGGCCACGTTCAACAG GAATATGAAGCATATGATAATGCTATGAGGGAATATTTGAACCTGGTAAATGCTTTGGACGCCGAAAGAGAATCTGCCGCAATAAAAAATACACATGGACCAAGG attttGGTTACCGGGTCCCCGTCTAGTGGAAAATCTTCCATATGTATGATGCTCTGTAATTACGCCCTTCGTAATGGCTGGACTCCGGTTTTTGTGGAGGCCGATCCTAG GGCATCGACCGACAAGAAACCTCTAAACTTTTATCCTGGCACCATTGGGGCCACTGTGGTTACAAGCATCGAAGATAGCCTACCAAGAAATCCACTAATACATTtctatggatattcctACATTCAGGATAACGAATGGCTCTATCTGCATGTTAGATCAACTACTCAAAAAATCACATTTTTATTGCAGACATGTAAGACCATGAGTGTGAACATCGAATTAATGATGGAGCAAAACCTAAAGTTACAACCTCATTCTAGAAGAACCGATGAGGTCAAGgatatggaaaaatatATAGCTTCGTCAG GGCTTATTATAAATGCACCTTACCAGGCCAGCAAAGATACTATTGTTAGGCTTGCAGAGATATTTAAAGTCACTATGATTGTTGTAATAGATAGCCCTTCAATTCATCAGGATTTGGTAAAGGCATTTACGGTACAAAAGAATACTATACCAACAAAGCCTGCGTTCGACGGATCTGGAGTTGATTTTGTATCACCAAACTTGTTGGGAAATTTGGCTTTTGCTCAACCTAATGAACCTGCAAGTGTGGCCACTGAAATAG ACAATCccaaaattccaaaagagAAGCGGCAAGTTCTTGTACTTGGGGCATCAAAACTAGAAGGAGTTGTACCG GTTGATAACGACAGACTAAAATACTTGAACTTTATGTGCTGGAAACGCTATTTTGAAATTGGATCCTCCGGGAAATTTCATGTAGTTCGTTTTAAAATGCTGGACAcaaactttgtctttattgACACCATAGAAGCTTTATCAAAAGATGCGTTTCCTACAG ATGAACAATATTCAATGAAATCCAAAGAATTATATGCATCGCCCTGGAGTGGTGATCCCTTTGTACTAACGAACTCTATAGTGGCGGTGCCTGCCACAGAAGACATGGATCTAATTCCATACTCCAATATCATCGCATTCTTTCACATCCGTAGTGTTGAACTTAAT GAGGATACCACTCAAAACTTTGATGGTGATATGGTGGAGGATTCCGAATCAGTAAAAACTTACATACTCGAAGCAACATGTCATTCATTTTACTCCCCTACATCACTTCCCAAATTTCTAATTGTACCTGGGAATCTAAAAACCATGAAGTGGATACCAAACTAA
- a CDS encoding conserved hypothetical protein (encoded by transcript BEWA_040720A), with the protein MVFTCFKRHVSANSLFKSVKSALLHKRCIYWPPPPNKRSTIIELPSGKKCFVFMGKRDCDGKLEPVVCFIDRNGDKLTWLNTEEVHQLEKLAPRLLSYFDLWESKTNDVIE; encoded by the exons ATGGTGTTTACTTGTTTTAAAAGACATGTAAGCGCCAACTCCCTTTTTAAGAGCGTGAAATCGGCTCTACTTCACAAAAGGTGCATATATTGGCCACCTCCTCCAAACAAAAGATCAACTATAATAGAG CTCCCGTCTGGAAAAAAGTGTTTCGTCTTCATGGGCAAGCGTGACTGCGACGGTAAACTTGAGCCAGTAGTTTGTTTCATTGACAG AAATGGAGACAAATTGACATGGTTAAACACAGAAGAAGTTCACCAACTCGAGAAACTG GCTCCGAGACTTTTAAGCTATTTTGACTTGTGGGAATCGAAGACAAATGATGTAATAGAGTAG
- a CDS encoding conserved hypothetical protein (encoded by transcript BEWA_040690A) has protein sequence MVGGQRIATRRRTGGESSSGTRTNLPPNSGFQKFYGFTSSGIQMGQQSVLLFAIMYMGAVVIMHIVSRINFGYKG, from the exons ATGGTCGGCGGTCAGAGAATAGCCACCAG GAGGAGAACTGGAGGCGAAAGCTCATCAGGGACTAGGACAAACTTACCACCAAACTCTGGCTTCCAGAAATTCTATGGCTTTACTTCCTCTGGAATCCAAAT GGGCCAACAATCTGTATTACTCTTTGCTATCATGTACATGGGCGCTGTTGTCATTATGCACATTGTCTCGCGCATCAACTTTGGCTACAAGGGTTAG
- a CDS encoding hypothetical protein (encoded by transcript BEWA_040740A) encodes MKEIDPLVTVETICGFYHPSASFPIVLDELPQESDMCSLIHIGNLTNHDISVNHLSRHELLLLISDGSHGKDLVEYLYRERVFPDEYRNEGSNSGYAKYYFVYPCKYSETSVHNSSWLTKNLNRHSQDKIAESITYIPVVTDEKYLKMVSVFLLELSDTNSSSLSSTNAFIDTLVQNKASKVIGE; translated from the exons ATGAAGGAAATTGATCCGTTGGTCACAGTCGAAACG ATTTGTGGATTTTACCATCCCTCTGCCTCGTTTCCTATAGTATTGGATGAACTACCGCAAGAAAGTGATATGTGTAGTCTAATACATATAG GAAATCTAACGAACCACGATATATCGGTGAATCACCTTTCCAGACATGAACTCCTCCTTCTCATATCTGATGGATCACATGGAAAGGACTT AGTGGAATATCTCTATCGAGAAAGAGTATTTCCCGATGAATACAGAAACG AGGGAAGTAATTCAGGATATGCCAAATACTATTTTGTATATCCGTGCAAATATTCTGAAACATCAGTTCACAATAGTTCCTGGTTGACCAAG AACTTAAACCGCCATTCACAAGACAAAATAGCTGAATCAATTACGTATATACCAGTAGTAACTGATGAAAAATACCTCAAGATGGTTTCAGTATTTCTGCTGGAATTATCTGATACAAACTCAAGCTCGTTATCATCTACAAACGCCTTCATAGATACACTGGTTCAAAACAAAGCTAGCAAAGTCATTGGTGAGtag
- a CDS encoding conserved hypothetical protein (encoded by transcript BEWA_040680A) has product MIHYRNCPLLYNYLSRRANLRTNGSILHRIRYTSTVSTDEPNKLVVPSVPSVNDPPVVRRPGEIIDIDTLTKNYWAFPAVGFNSILELPVYTFETHEDAKEIKVGPQRYIRVPNEIFGVPLRPDILHRCYQFYRRAKAGYCENMQLYKWEWPGTTKKWRKQQRTGKARIGWKKSPGKYLGVFSHPVRPQDQRIKIQRRTLYHGLKIMLSAKFAQSQIQVVDSFLMSSHKTKYAVQNLRRILGRKCNSALLVFEGYKDSNEHFRWSTANIPAVRNETVEGVNVYNLLKYRQLVITESALKKLIYHIENYPKKCDWLPRYATPNNTPAPVPEKVKGWNSTWIKTKIQNKLASKSREMWMEQVKKWKWSSETKGALKIPREDPLKGFRLINLESTTEDEKARFQYLYDSVFDPLEDVDDYDNGTEINMDSMESGERFMDPEDLNELRPTPFK; this is encoded by the exons ATGATCCACTATCGCAATTGTCCATTACTGTATAATTATCTATCGAGACGGGCAAATCTTAGAACAAATGGCTCTATCCTACATCGCATAAGATACACATCAACAGTATCAACCGATGAACCGAACAAACTGGTG GTTCCTAGTGTTCCATCCGTAAATGACCCTCCTGTCGTTAGAAGACCCGGTGAAATAATCGATATTGATACGCTAACAAAAAATTACTGGGCATTTCCGG CTGTCGGATTCAACAGCATCCTTGAGCTTCCAGtatacacatttgaaaCACATGAAGATGCCAAGGAAATAAAAGTCGGTCCACAACGGTATATTAGGGTGCCTAACGAAATTTTCGGGGTGCCATTGCGACCGGATATCTTACACAGATGCTACCAGTTCTATAGGAGAGCCAAGGCTGGCTACTGCGAAAATATGCAGCTCTACAAATGGGAG TGGCCTGGAACTACaaaaaaatggaggaagcAACAAAGGACTGGCAAAGCAAGAATTGGATGGAAAAAATCACCCGGAAAATATCTAGGTGTGTTCTCCCACCCGGTTAGGCCTCAGGACCAGCGCATAAAAATACAACGAAGAA CACTATACCATGGATTAAAGATTATGTTATCTGCCAAGTTTGCTCAATCACAAATACAAGTGGTAGATTCCTTTCTAATGAGTTCCCACAAGACAAAATATGCAGTTCAAAACTTGAGGAGGATTCTAG GGAGAAAGTGTAACTCTGCACTATTAGTCTTTGAAGGGTATAAAGATTCTAATGAGCACTTCAGATGGTCTACAGCAAATATACCAGCCGTACGTAATGAAACTGTAGAAGGTGTAAACGTCTATAATCTTCTAAAATATAGACAACTGGTAATCACAGAATCTGCTCTAAAAAAACTCATCTATCATATTGAAAACTATCCTAAAAAATGTGATTGGTTGCCTAG GTATGCAACTCCAAATAATACTCCGGCTCCTGTTCCGGAAAAGGTAAAGGGATGGAACAGCACGTGGATAAAAACGAAGATACAAAATAAACTAGCGTCCAAAAGTAGA GAGATGTGGATGGAGCAAGTGAAGAAGTGGAAATGGTCATCAGAAACCAAGGGAGCTCTAAAGATCCCACGCGAAGACCCGCTCAAGGGGTTCAGGCTTATAAACCTGGAAAGTACAACAGAAGACGAAAAGGCGCGCTTTCAGTATCTCTATGATTCAGTGTTTGATCCCCTAGAAGATGTGGATGATTATGATAATGGCACAGAAATAAATATGGATAGTATGGAATCTGGAGAACGATTCATG GATCCTGAGGACCTAAATGAACTGAGGCCAACTCCATTTAAATAA
- a CDS encoding conserved hypothetical protein (encoded by transcript BEWA_040660A) has translation MVGGIPVTRTFDPSKPNPFISNKFKRRCPIAYFYMPIECSLARSCNNGFCPLSHTKLEVIFHPILHKTKRCSMALMNVCNFSQRCAFHHNDIDRVASHLSWLVWXRNWGMYENNITSVLVQHGLGKEHIDKVSMMIGFRLNFHAPIENFPNDDYLSYLEGQLSTLIDSCESADVDSDNSAKYGDEWLNYISESTCLQLYHGGICLFTDITP, from the exons ATGGTTGGAGGAATTCCTGTAACGAGAACTTTTGATCCTAGCAAGCCGAATCCGTTTATATCTAACAAGTTTAAGAGGCGGTGCCCTATAGCGTATTTTTACATGCCTATAGAGTGTTCTTTAGCTAGGAGTTGTAACAACGGATTTTGTCCACTATCTCATACGAAGTTGGAGGTTATATTCCACCCCATTTTGCATAAGACCAAGAGGTGTAGCATGGCCCTTATGAACGTCTGCAACTTCTCACAGCGCTGCGCTTTTCACCACAACGATATAGATAGAGTGGCTTCACATTTGTCCTGGTTGGTGTGGYAAAGGAACTGGGGCATGTACGAGAACAACATCACTTCCGTTCTTGTTCAACATGGCCTGGGTAAGGAGCACATTGACAAGGTGTCAATGATGATTGGTTTTCGTTTAAATTTTCACGCACCTATTGAgaattttccaaatgatgACTACCTGTCATATTTGGAGGGCCAACTTTCTACACTGATCGATTCTTGTGAGTCGGCTGATGTGGACTCCGATAATAGTGCAAAATATG GCGATGAATGGCTGAACTATATTTCAGAATCTACCTGTCTGCAGTTGTACCATGGAGGCATTTGTCTTTTTACTGATATAACGCCTTAA
- a CDS encoding hypothetical protein (encoded by transcript BEWA_040730A), whose product MLHYQQTILSIVESGQARKLNLFVHFDVGTNPQDTDGILAEFNKSLYDVFKGRHSADVAKQLSFNPISVPSGIQLIKHLLGANGTQLESFEEVIKRYLFISKCKTISPELIIDSVEKHTESKDNLGIENVLEILEGINRFKMQLAAKRLEDDVKNLLAVSKK is encoded by the coding sequence ATGCTTCACTACCAACAAACAATTTTATCTATTGTGGAAAGTGGACAAGCCAGGAAACTTAATCTCTTTGTACACTTTGATGTTGGAACAAATCCTCAAGATACAGATGGTATATTGGCAGAGTTTAACAAGAGCTTGTACGATGTTTTCAAGGGAAGACACTCTGCTGATGTTGCCAAACAACTATCATTTAATCCAATATCTGTACCTAGTGGAATCCAACTTATTAAACATTTGCTCGGGGCAAATGGAACACAGCTGGAATCATTTGAGGAAGTCATTAAAAGGTATTTATTTATATCAAAATGCAAAACTATCAGCCCCGAGTTAATTATTGATAGTGTTGAGAAACACACCGAATCTAAGGATAATTTGGGCATCGAAAACGTCCTGGAAATCCTTGAGGGTATTAATAGATTCAAGATGCAGTTAGCAGCTAAACGTCTAGAAGATGATGTCAAGAATCTGCTAGCCGTTTCCAAAAAGTAA
- a CDS encoding conserved hypothetical protein (encoded by transcript BEWA_040670A) yields the protein MDNFVFGFPPPPVFYHKYSLETELDQSDQQESDQNGSKVDYIAENNISFDYTKLKGFKGPPPPALPTDSWYSFGSQETLVEAVKPLDSETVIPTGENVSDLREHFKELYAQFMNYLLKYLSSLKNMSKDCVSDIKMFLKLYMNLQHILLSLSERQAEEDVLNMLREQLKRRRYYIDCMKLALVEIKEHIKTKTDVIA from the exons ATGGACAATTTTGTCTTTGGATTCCCTCCTCCACCTGTGTTTTACCATAAGTACTCCCTAGAGACAGAATTGGATCAGAGCGATCAGCAGGAGTCCGATCAAAATGGATCAAAAGTCGATTATATCGCTGAAAACAACATATCATTTGATTATACGAAGTTGAAAGGGTTCAAAGGGCCACCTCCACCTGCCCTTCCCACCGATTCTTGGTATTCTTTCGGTTCACAGGAGACG CTTGTCGAGGCCGTAAAACCTCTGGATTCCGAGACTGTGATCCCGACAGGAGAGAACGTCTCAGATTTACGCGAACATTTCAAGGAACTTTACGCACAGTTCATGAACTACCTACTAAAATATCTAAGTTCCCTAAAGAAC ATGAGCAAGGACTGCGTGTCGGACATTAAGATGTTTCTAAAG CTTTATATGAACTTGCAACACATCCTTCTGTCTCTATCTGAGAGGCAAGCCGAGGAAGATGTGCTGAATATGTTGAG GGAACAACTGAAACGTCGGAGATATTACATTGACTGTATGAAGtt AGCCCTGGTTGAGATAAAAGAGCATATTAAGACAAAGACAGATGTTATCGCATAA
- a CDS encoding conserved hypothetical protein (encoded by transcript BEWA_040700A) gives MNDSIPVTRTFDPSKPNPFISNKFKRRCPIAYFYMPIECSLARSCNNGFCPLSHTKLEVIFHPILHKTKRCSMALMNVCNFSQRCAFYHSQSDKMGAQLSWLVWQKKWEVWENNFDSILANYNIGEDIRKKLHVMITPRFNSQNPPGKVVCDDNDCIFDIEKQLNALLDSCDTPDTIASQPTTDLSSGLSPSSKFISSFSQMYNFESHYE, from the coding sequence ATGAACGATTCTATTCCTGTAACGAGAACTTTTGATCCTAGCAAGCCGAATCCGTTTATATCTAACAAGTTTAAGAGGCGGTGCCCTATAGCGTATTTTTACATGCCTATAGAGTGTTCTTTAGCTAGGAGTTGTAACAACGGATTTTGTCCACTATCTCATACGAAGTTGGAGGTTATATTCCACCCCATTTTGCATAAGACCAAGAGGTGTAGCATGGCCCTTATGAACGTCTGCAACTTCTCACAGCGCTGCGCATTCTATCACAGCCAGTCTGATAAGATGGGCGCCCAGCTATCATGGCTTGTGTGGCAGAAAAAGTGGGAAGTTTGGGAAAATAATTTTGATTCGATCCTTGCAAACTACAACATAGGTGAAGACATACGCAAAAAGCTCCATGTCATGATCACACCTCGTTTCAATTCCCAGAATCCACCAGGGAAAGTTGTCTGCGATGATAACGATTGCATTTTTGACATAGAAAAACAACTAAATGCACTACTTGATTCTTGCGACACGCCTGATACAATAGCCAGTCAACCCACAACAGACTTGTCGTCAGGGCTATCACCTAGTAGCAAATTCATCTCGTCATTTAGTCAAATGTACAATTTTGAATCGCATTATGAATAA